From Candidatus Aminicenantes bacterium, one genomic window encodes:
- a CDS encoding membrane dipeptidase, with amino-acid sequence MNKRYLPVIVSFLLGLGVMAAPVADQDAQLQKRAAQLHREALVIDTHCDTPMAMLRGLDIGALQNRNEVDLRRMKAGGVDAMFFAVFVSNSRDRRHPARHAMEMIDAIVSQVNAYPDRAAPATSCADILRLHKEGRRAILMGMENGGPLEGSLRLLRQYYRLGVRYITLTHNSHNDICDSSTQTPPVWNGLSLFGREVVEEMNRLGMIIDISHVSDAAFYDVVRLSRAPVMASHSCVRAICDVPRNLSDDMIRALAGNGGVIQVNFYSAFLDPDFAARLRAVHERLAPKIAALRKGYADNDNAFWSAAFDLWRKNVPQPPDIDILVDHIDHVVKLVGIEHVGLGSDFDGAGSFPVGLEDVSGFPRITLALLKRGYTDREIRLILGENFMRVFARVEEVSAALKTKS; translated from the coding sequence ATGAATAAACGATATCTGCCGGTTATTGTATCGTTCCTGTTGGGGCTGGGCGTAATGGCCGCACCGGTTGCGGATCAGGACGCGCAATTGCAGAAGCGGGCGGCGCAACTGCACCGTGAAGCCCTGGTGATCGATACCCATTGCGATACGCCCATGGCCATGTTGCGGGGCCTGGACATCGGCGCTTTGCAAAACAGGAATGAGGTTGACCTGCGACGCATGAAAGCGGGGGGCGTGGATGCCATGTTCTTTGCCGTGTTCGTGTCCAATTCCCGCGATCGTCGCCATCCCGCGCGTCACGCCATGGAGATGATCGATGCCATCGTTTCACAGGTGAACGCATACCCGGATCGCGCCGCGCCGGCCACGTCTTGCGCCGATATCCTGCGCCTGCACAAAGAGGGACGCCGTGCCATCCTCATGGGCATGGAAAACGGAGGACCGCTCGAGGGCAGTTTGCGCCTGTTGCGGCAGTATTACCGCCTGGGCGTGCGCTACATCACGCTGACTCATAACAGCCACAACGACATCTGTGACTCTTCCACGCAGACACCCCCGGTGTGGAACGGACTTTCGCTTTTCGGGCGCGAGGTGGTGGAGGAGATGAACCGGCTGGGCATGATTATCGATATCTCCCATGTGTCGGATGCCGCTTTTTATGACGTGGTGCGCCTGTCGCGAGCGCCGGTCATGGCGTCCCATTCCTGCGTAAGAGCCATTTGTGATGTTCCGCGCAACTTGAGTGATGATATGATTCGCGCCCTGGCCGGCAATGGCGGAGTCATTCAGGTGAATTTCTATTCGGCTTTTCTGGATCCGGACTTTGCCGCCCGCCTCAGGGCCGTTCATGAACGGTTGGCGCCGAAAATCGCCGCCTTGCGCAAGGGGTATGCTGACAATGACAACGCGTTCTGGAGCGCTGCTTTCGACTTGTGGCGCAAAAACGTTCCCCAGCCTCCGGACATCGATATCCTGGTGGATCACATCGACCATGTTGTCAAGCTTGTGGGAATCGAACACGTGGGACTGGGTTCGGATTTTGACGGCGCGGGCAGCTTCCCCGTTGGGCTGGAAGACGTGTCCGGTTTTCCGCGCATCACCTTGGCCCTGTTGAAGCGGGGTTACACGGATCGTGAAATCCGGCTGATCCTGGGGGAGAATTTCATGCGCGTGTTTGCCCGCGTGGAAGAGGTCTCTGCCGCGTTGAAAACAAAAAGTTGA